Part of the Methylovirgula sp. 4M-Z18 genome is shown below.
GTCCCAAAACCATTGCGGGGCAAGCCGATCTCACGCTTGCGGATCTCAAAAGATTTGCCGCGCTCAGCGGCGTGAAACTCGAAGGCAATGCCAATCTGCATGTCAATGTCTCGGGCTCACCGCAGGATCAGCAGATCAATGCGGCGCTTTCGGGCGATCTCAACAAATTCGGTACCGGCATTGTCCCACTCGACGGTCTGACAGCCGGCCATGTCGCTCTCAGTGGCGCGGTGAAGCAAATTCCAGATGGCGGTTTTGGCTTCGATAATCTTCAGATCAACGGGACCCATGTCAGCGTGGTGCTCGACGGCGTTGCGAGCCGGAAAGCGGCCAATCTGAAAGGCCAAATCAACATTCCCGATCTGAAATATGCCGATGCGCGCCTGACTGGCGCGGCGGCGATCGAGGGAAATCTGACCGGCACGCTCGATAAGCCGGATGCCGATGGACATATCATTCTCAACAATGTCGCCGCGTCCGGCCGCACGATCCCGCATCTCGCGCTGAACGGCACGGCGAAGGATTTGACCGGTGCGCTGCAGGCACAAGTCGCCGTCGAGGGGCAGGTCGACAGGCGTCCCGCGCAAGGCGGCTTCAACCTGTCGCGACTGCCTGACGGTGGGTGGCGACTGGCCAACAGCGACATTGCCATTGGCTCGGTGTCGATCAAGGGCGGCATTGATCTGTCCGCGCAGAACTTGGCCAATGGCCATTTGGTTCTCGCGGCCGGCGATCTTGACGATCTCTCGGCGCTGGCGCTGCAAGAGCTGAGCGGTAGTTTCAATGCAGATGTGACGCTGCAGGGCGGTGCCGATGGCCAAGCCGTCGCGCTGGTCGCGACCGGCTCTAGCATTCGCGCCGCGACGATGAGCCTGAACAAGCTCAATGCCAATCTGCATGTCTCGGATGCCTATCGCAATCCGCTGGTCGATGGCACATTGGAGGTCGATGCCGCCAGCGTCGGCACCAACACGATTTCAAAAGTCCGGTTCGAGTCGAAGAGCGCCAACAGCGGGTCCGATTTCTCGCTCAGCGCGGCGGCGCTCGGATTTGATTTGAACGGACGTGGCCGGTTGTCGGTCGGAGCGCAGAAACGCCTTGATTTGCAAGCCTTTTCGGCCAAGCGTGGCGGCAAACAGATTGCGCTCACCGGGCCGGCGACGTTCACGCTGATCGATCAGGGTGTCGATATCAAGGGCCTCTCCATCGGTGCGGATGGCGGGCGCATCACGGTCGAGGGGCAAGCGGGCAATAGGCTCAACCTCAATGTCGCGATCAAGGCCGTGCCGATGTCGGTCGCCGATATTGCCGCGCCGAATCTTGGCCTCTCCGGCACGCTCGACGGCGATGCGCGCATTGGCGGCGCCCCGGCTGCACTTGCCGGAGACTGGCGCATTCATCTTGCGAATTTCTCGGCGCCGCAACTCAAGCAAAATGGTCTGCCGGCGCTCGACATTGCGGGCTCCGGCCGTTTGAGTGGCGATAATACGAGCGTCGATGCGAAGATCAATGCCGGTGCGGCAGGCACGATCGCCATCAATGGCCGAGCGCCGCTCGCGGCGACGGGTTCCTTCGATCTGCGCGTGAAGGGCACGCTCGATGCGGCGGTCGCCAATAGAAAACTTTCGGTGAATGGTCAGAATGTTTCCGGCAAGCTGACGATCGATGCGAATGTGACGGGCACCATTGCCGCGCCGAAAGTGTCAGGCTCTGCAGTGATGAGCGGCGGCGCGTTCAACGATCCGACCAACGGTATCGCGCTCAGCAATATCGATGCGAAGATCAGTGCAACCGGCGACACGATCCGCATCGAGAAGATCAGCGCCGCGACGAAGAACAACGGCACGCTCTCGATCGACGGCCAGGTCAAGCTCGCGCCGGACGCCGGCTTCCCGGGACAGATCAATATTCACGGACAGCATGCGCAACTCGTGTCGAACGATCTGGCGACAGCCGTTGCCAATCTGAATCTGCAGCTTTCCGGCGCGTTGGCGCAAAGCCCGAAAATTTCGGGGCGCGTCGATATTCTCTCGCTCGATGTGACCGTGCCGGAGCGTCTGCCGATCGGTCTCGGCCCGTTGCCGGACACGAAGCATATCGGCGCGACCGGATCGGCGGCGCAGCGCTTGGCGATTAAGCGGCGAGAGGCCAAGCACGGCAAGGCGCAGCCGCCGTTCGACGCGGACATCTCGATCGACGTGAATGCGCCGAGCCATATTTTCGTGCGCGGTCGCGGCATCGATGCGGAACTCGGCGGTGATCTCAAATTGACCGGGCGTCTCGCCAATCTTTCGGCGGTGGGCGGCTTCGAAATGCGGCGCGGCGTTCTGAATGTTCTGGGCCAGCGGCTCGATTTCACGCGCGGCAAACTGACCTTCGCGGGCGGGCTCATTCCGGAGCTTGATTTTGTCGCGGAGACCAAGACCTCCGACATCACCGCCCAGATCAATGTCACCGGCGAGGCCGATCAGCCGTCCTTCAGTTTCTCGTCGAGCCCCGAACTGCCGCAGGACGAAATCCTGTCGCGCATTCTGTTCGAAAAGGCATCGGGCGGTCTTTCGCCGGTTCAGGCGCTGCAGCTCGCCAGCGCGCTCGCCGAATTCACCGGCAATGGCGGGCCCGGCGTGTTCGAACGAACCCGCAAGGCGCTTGGCGTCGATTCACTCGATGTGCAGACGGGTAACAGCGGCGCGCCGGCGGTCGGCGCATCGCGCTATATCAGCCGCAACATTAGCGTGGGCGTGACGACCGGCGTCAAGCCATCCGACAGCGGCGTGAGCGTGAAGATGGATGTGACGAAACACATCAAACTGCAGGGCGGGGCCGGCGCCGATGGCAGCACCTCGGTCGGTGTTGGAACCGAGTGGGAATATTGAGCTGAACGGGCCGCAGCCTGGAAGGCGGCGGTCCATTCCTACCCTTCAATCTCCTCGCGCAGCAATTCGAGCTCGAGCCATTCGTCTTCGCATTTTGCAAGCTCGGCTTCCGCCGCAACGAAAGCTTGGGTCGCCTTGTCGAAGGCGGCGGGATCGCGGCTGTAAAGCGCCGGGTCGTCGAGCTTGGTTTGCAAGGCCGCTTTCAAGGCGCGCAGCTTGTCCATTTTCGCGGGCAAAGTTTCGAGTGCGTGCTTTTCCTTGAAGGACAGCTTGCGTTTTACTGAACTCTGCGGCTGCGGCTTCTCAAGCTGCGCCGCGGACGCGGTCTCGCGCTGCGGCGTCAAGGCCTGCACCGGCTGAACGCCATAGCCCCGCTGCGCCACCATGTCGGAATAGCCGCCGGCATATTCGGTCCAGCGGCCATCGCCTTCAGACACGATCACCGAGGTCGCAACCCGATCGAGAAAATCGCGATCGTGGCTGACGACCAGCACCGTGCCGGAATAATCGCCGATCATTTCCTGCAACAGATCGAGGGTTTCGAGATCGAGATCGTTGGTCGGTTCGTCGAGCACGAGGAAATTCGACGGCAGGCTGAGGGCGCGGGCGAGGGTCAGGCGACCGCGCTCGCCGCCCGAGAGTTTCCCGACCGGCGTGCGCGCCTGTTCCGGCGTAAACAGAAAATCGCGCATATAGCCGATGACATGTTTCGGCTGGCCGTTCAAAATCACATTGTCGCTGCCCCCGCCGGTGAGCGCGTCCTTTAAGGTTGTGTCGGGTGCGAGGCTGGCGCGGCGCTGGTCGAGGGTCGCAAGCTGCAAATTGGCGCCGAGGCGAATTTGGCCGCTGTCGGGCGCCAAGTCGCCGGTGAGCAGGCGGATCAATGTGGTCTTGCCAGCGCCGTTCGGGCCGATCACGCCGACACGGTCGCCGCGCATGACGCGGGTCGAGAAATCCTTGACGATCGGACGCGCGCCATAGGCTTTGGCGATTTTTTCCGCATCGACCACCAGAGCGCCGGACGTTTTGCCTTCCGTCACGGTCATCTTGACGTCGCCGGTGACTCGGCGCTGGTCGCGCACATCCTGGCGCAGTTTGGCGAGACGCTCGAGGCGGCCGACATTGCGCTTGCGCCGCGCAGTGACGCCGTAGCGCACCCAATGCTCTTCGTTGACGATCTTGCGGTCGAGCTTGTGCCGCGCGATCTCTTCCTGTTCGAGCACGTCGTCGCGCCAGGCCTCGAAGGCGCCAAAGCCTTTGTCCAGGCGCCGGGTCGCGCCGCGGTCGAGCCAGATCGTGGCGCGGGTCAGGTCGCTCAAGAAACGCCGGTCATGGCTGATCAGCACCAGGGCCGAGCGCAGCGATGCGAGTTCGGCTTCGAGCCATTCGATCGCCGGGAGGTCGAGATGGTTGGTCGGCTCGTCGAGCAGCAGAATGTCGGGCTCCGGCGCCAGCACGCGCACGAGCGCGGCGCGGCGTGCTTCGCCACCCGACAGGCGGGCCGGATCTTCGTGGCCGCTCAATCCCAATTGTTCGAGGAGATAGGGAACGCGATAGTGATCGTGCCCGTCGGTCAGGCCGGCTTGCGCATAGGCGAGGGTGGTTGCGAAGCCGGAAAGGTCGGGTTCCTGCGGCAAATAGCGCACGGTGGCGCCAGGCTGCAAGAAGCGGGTGCCGCCGTCGCTCTCGATTTCGCCGGCGGCGATTTTCAGCAGGGTCGACTTGCCCGACCCGTTGCGGCCCACGAGGCAAATCTTCTCGCCCGGCGCGACGGAAAATTCCACGCCTTCCAGCAACGGCTTGCCGCCGAGGGTAAGAGTGACGTCCTGAAGCGCGAGAAGGGGCGGGGCCATGATGATCCTGTTCGAATGCGGCCCACGCTTGCCGCGATTTGCGCCGCAATGCAAGCGCAGGACCGTCATGTGATCGCTAAGTCCGGGCGGGCTGCGGTTTCTGGCCGCCTTTTCATCGGACACGCTCTATGCTCTAACCCTGTTGCTCTTTTTCTCAACGCAGGTGTCCTTCATGTCCCAGTCAGCCGTTGCCCAAGCCCTCGCGGCGCTCCGAGCCCATAAGGCCGAGGTTGAAAAGACGCCCCTGGTTCAGCTCTTTGCCGAAAATCCGCAGCGCTTCGCGCAATTCCATGCACGTCTCGACGACCTTTGCTTCGATTATTCCAAGCAGCGGGTGACAGCGCAGACATTGGCGCTCCTGCAAGACCTCGCGAAAGCCGCCCAGATCGAGGCGAAGCGCGATGCCATGTTCGCAGGCCAACATTTCAACACGACCGAGGACCGCGCCGCCCTGCACACGGCGTTGCGCAACTTTTCCGGCAAGCCGGTTCTCGTCGACGGCCAGGATGTGATGCCCGACGTGCTCGAAGTGCGGGCGCGTGTTGCGGATTTCGCAACAAAGATTCGCGACGGTGTGCTGAAAGGCGCCACCGGCAAGCTCTTCACCGATGTGGTCAATATCGGCATCGGCGGCTCCGATCTTGGCCCCGCCATGGCGACGAAAGCTCTCTCGCCCTACGCCCATCCGCGCATCCGCTCGCATTTCGTATCGAACGTCGACGGCGCCGACATTGCCGACACGCTGAAAGGGCTCGATCCCGCAAGCACCTTG
Proteins encoded:
- a CDS encoding translocation/assembly module TamB domain-containing protein; amino-acid sequence: MRAWLRILSFIACGLSALALIIYAHVGHAEDKGILADLISKALSSPGMQVSVGSVDGALSSDATIHDITIADKDGVWLRLDQARLIWTRTALFSRRLEVNTLEIGKLEISRKPVPSGEAPPPSADNSGPLLPELPVKVEIQKFALHELSLGEPILGTAAKLSADGKASLGDPSEGLNLDFHTRRLDAPGAIDLSLAYVPKTKNLNLQLKADEPASGLIARVANLPGLPPVDLDVEGNGPLDNFNSKLQFNAGPDIGADGALQMQRQGAGRQLGLNLNARIEGLVPGPVAPIFSGTTQMTGTVGIGDDNSVSLDNVALVAKLARLDIGGHVGADKSLDMKVSIRAVPQADGTARVQNVSVGTFNVDLLAKGTLTQPNLALAVKLVDAQLPAGRIGNFEGNVAVAPNGALNDTQTQLALSVDAQAQDVRLSDPALASAVGDGFALTVRGTSGLDGQGNYPTVHAEGQTFAFNYAGQLGPKTIAGQADLTLADLKRFAALSGVKLEGNANLHVNVSGSPQDQQINAALSGDLNKFGTGIVPLDGLTAGHVALSGAVKQIPDGGFGFDNLQINGTHVSVVLDGVASRKAANLKGQINIPDLKYADARLTGAAAIEGNLTGTLDKPDADGHIILNNVAASGRTIPHLALNGTAKDLTGALQAQVAVEGQVDRRPAQGGFNLSRLPDGGWRLANSDIAIGSVSIKGGIDLSAQNLANGHLVLAAGDLDDLSALALQELSGSFNADVTLQGGADGQAVALVATGSSIRAATMSLNKLNANLHVSDAYRNPLVDGTLEVDAASVGTNTISKVRFESKSANSGSDFSLSAAALGFDLNGRGRLSVGAQKRLDLQAFSAKRGGKQIALTGPATFTLIDQGVDIKGLSIGADGGRITVEGQAGNRLNLNVAIKAVPMSVADIAAPNLGLSGTLDGDARIGGAPAALAGDWRIHLANFSAPQLKQNGLPALDIAGSGRLSGDNTSVDAKINAGAAGTIAINGRAPLAATGSFDLRVKGTLDAAVANRKLSVNGQNVSGKLTIDANVTGTIAAPKVSGSAVMSGGAFNDPTNGIALSNIDAKISATGDTIRIEKISAATKNNGTLSIDGQVKLAPDAGFPGQINIHGQHAQLVSNDLATAVANLNLQLSGALAQSPKISGRVDILSLDVTVPERLPIGLGPLPDTKHIGATGSAAQRLAIKRREAKHGKAQPPFDADISIDVNAPSHIFVRGRGIDAELGGDLKLTGRLANLSAVGGFEMRRGVLNVLGQRLDFTRGKLTFAGGLIPELDFVAETKTSDITAQINVTGEADQPSFSFSSSPELPQDEILSRILFEKASGGLSPVQALQLASALAEFTGNGGPGVFERTRKALGVDSLDVQTGNSGAPAVGASRYISRNISVGVTTGVKPSDSGVSVKMDVTKHIKLQGGAGADGSTSVGVGTEWEY
- a CDS encoding ABC-F family ATP-binding cassette domain-containing protein: MAPPLLALQDVTLTLGGKPLLEGVEFSVAPGEKICLVGRNGSGKSTLLKIAAGEIESDGGTRFLQPGATVRYLPQEPDLSGFATTLAYAQAGLTDGHDHYRVPYLLEQLGLSGHEDPARLSGGEARRAALVRVLAPEPDILLLDEPTNHLDLPAIEWLEAELASLRSALVLISHDRRFLSDLTRATIWLDRGATRRLDKGFGAFEAWRDDVLEQEEIARHKLDRKIVNEEHWVRYGVTARRKRNVGRLERLAKLRQDVRDQRRVTGDVKMTVTEGKTSGALVVDAEKIAKAYGARPIVKDFSTRVMRGDRVGVIGPNGAGKTTLIRLLTGDLAPDSGQIRLGANLQLATLDQRRASLAPDTTLKDALTGGGSDNVILNGQPKHVIGYMRDFLFTPEQARTPVGKLSGGERGRLTLARALSLPSNFLVLDEPTNDLDLETLDLLQEMIGDYSGTVLVVSHDRDFLDRVATSVIVSEGDGRWTEYAGGYSDMVAQRGYGVQPVQALTPQRETASAAQLEKPQPQSSVKRKLSFKEKHALETLPAKMDKLRALKAALQTKLDDPALYSRDPAAFDKATQAFVAAEAELAKCEDEWLELELLREEIEG